One genomic region from Acidobacteriota bacterium encodes:
- a CDS encoding ABC transporter transmembrane domain-containing protein produces MESKGLNSKAGVDRRRQVRNSQGTPRPDQYQRRILRYGSRGGNGIRLKAAVPGRERWEVDAIRDRPQAIAEIEKQLITGSAVRSVKGNPITGRILILFDPEADSDEIGTRLRSEVEALFQTRPDLFAGNGLASSNGADSGPDVALSTSGNDPAIVGGAKPLKVVSAAAMGALLVSPLWFGASVVATGALAVTGIVTASILRKGLQQQRETVGLATRTGGAARAHPLARFLGYASPYRRQIQLASICSVVKKLFDLAPPFIIGAAINIVASKGSTTLAALGLVTVQSQLLLLAGATVVVFSFESLFQYLNSRMWRTISQEVQRDLRLDAYARVQNIALAKLDEQSLGEVAVPLTDNINQIELFIDSGADSILQLATNAVMMITIYIFVAPGIAWIAALPVPLLIWRTFHYERVARPLYAEVEQQASMLNKQIINNVMGLSTIRSFSAEDHEIARIHDLSQAYVDANRPAIKEYAAFIPSFRFPVLAAFSGVLIVGGLSAAAGTMTIGSFTLVLYLVQRFLFPFKELGGLVDSYQKAMAAIERVFTLFEMPVGPQSGTQVLPLESVRGEIVFDRVSFSYDEEIEILRDFSLRVPAGETAAVIGMTGVGKSSIIKVLLRFYEFGSGQITLDGHDIRSLRLGDLRGAISLVSQDLFLFEGTVYDNIAYGTFDCTEQDVHEAARIAAADGFIQALPNSYRTLIGERGANLSTGQRQRICLARAVVKLKQAPVFILDEATSSVDSETEAVIQKALTLLSHGRTTVIVAHRLSTVRDAHQIYVLGSGGRILEQGKHADLLAMDGYYARLWRVQSDKAAMELSTELPSTARPE; encoded by the coding sequence ATGGAGTCCAAAGGGCTGAATTCGAAAGCTGGCGTCGATCGCCGAAGGCAGGTGAGAAATTCCCAAGGCACACCTCGCCCGGACCAATACCAACGAAGGATTCTCCGGTATGGCAGCAGGGGTGGCAACGGCATCCGGTTGAAGGCTGCAGTGCCGGGCCGCGAGCGTTGGGAAGTCGATGCGATCCGCGACCGGCCGCAGGCCATCGCCGAGATCGAAAAGCAGCTCATCACCGGTTCCGCGGTTCGTTCGGTCAAGGGCAATCCGATCACAGGCAGGATACTGATCCTGTTCGACCCCGAAGCGGACAGCGACGAGATCGGCACCCGCCTGCGATCCGAAGTGGAGGCGCTGTTCCAGACCCGGCCGGACTTGTTCGCCGGCAACGGCCTCGCAAGCTCCAACGGAGCGGATTCTGGTCCGGACGTCGCCCTCTCGACGAGCGGCAACGATCCCGCCATCGTCGGTGGGGCGAAGCCATTGAAGGTGGTGTCGGCAGCGGCAATGGGGGCGCTGCTGGTATCGCCATTGTGGTTCGGCGCCTCGGTGGTCGCGACCGGCGCCCTGGCCGTCACCGGCATCGTGACGGCCTCGATTTTGCGCAAAGGCTTGCAGCAGCAGCGCGAGACGGTCGGCCTCGCTACCAGGACCGGCGGTGCCGCAAGGGCACATCCGCTGGCCCGCTTCCTCGGCTACGCTTCCCCGTATCGCCGGCAGATCCAGTTGGCGTCCATTTGTTCCGTCGTGAAGAAGTTGTTCGACCTCGCGCCGCCGTTCATTATCGGCGCCGCGATCAACATCGTTGCCAGCAAAGGAAGTACGACCCTTGCGGCCCTTGGTCTGGTGACGGTTCAGTCGCAGTTGTTGTTGCTGGCCGGTGCCACCGTTGTGGTCTTCAGCTTCGAATCGCTGTTCCAGTACTTGAACAGCCGGATGTGGCGGACCATCTCCCAAGAAGTGCAGCGCGACCTGCGCCTGGATGCCTACGCTCGGGTGCAGAACATTGCCCTCGCGAAGCTGGACGAACAAAGCTTGGGCGAGGTTGCCGTGCCCCTGACCGACAATATCAACCAGATCGAATTGTTCATCGACAGCGGCGCGGATTCGATCCTCCAACTGGCGACGAATGCCGTGATGATGATCACGATCTATATCTTTGTCGCACCAGGTATCGCCTGGATCGCCGCGCTGCCAGTGCCGCTACTGATCTGGCGCACGTTCCACTACGAGCGTGTCGCGCGGCCTCTGTATGCCGAAGTGGAACAGCAGGCATCGATGCTGAACAAGCAGATTATCAACAACGTGATGGGCCTTTCGACGATCCGCAGCTTCAGCGCCGAGGACCACGAGATCGCGCGCATCCACGACCTCAGCCAGGCCTATGTCGACGCCAATCGGCCGGCGATCAAAGAGTACGCGGCGTTCATTCCGTCGTTCCGATTCCCGGTGCTGGCGGCCTTCAGCGGGGTCCTGATCGTGGGCGGATTGTCGGCGGCAGCCGGCACGATGACGATCGGTAGTTTCACGCTGGTGCTCTACCTGGTGCAGCGCTTCCTCTTTCCGTTCAAGGAACTTGGGGGATTGGTCGATTCCTACCAGAAGGCGATGGCGGCGATCGAGCGCGTGTTCACTCTCTTCGAGATGCCCGTTGGGCCGCAGAGTGGCACTCAGGTCCTGCCGCTCGAGTCGGTGCGGGGCGAGATCGTTTTCGACCGTGTTTCCTTCTCGTACGACGAGGAGATCGAGATCCTGCGGGACTTCTCGCTCCGCGTCCCCGCCGGTGAGACGGCTGCGGTCATCGGGATGACGGGAGTGGGCAAGTCGAGCATCATCAAAGTCCTGCTGCGGTTCTATGAGTTCGGCAGCGGCCAAATCACGCTCGACGGGCACGACATCCGCTCGCTTCGTCTCGGTGATCTACGCGGCGCCATCAGCCTGGTCAGCCAGGATCTCTTCCTGTTCGAAGGGACCGTCTACGACAACATTGCCTACGGCACTTTCGACTGCACCGAGCAGGACGTTCATGAAGCGGCCCGTATCGCCGCCGCCGACGGCTTCATCCAGGCACTACCTAATAGCTACCGGACACTGATCGGTGAACGCGGTGCCAACCTCTCCACCGGGCAGCGTCAGCGGATCTGTCTCGCGCGCGCGGTTGTGAAGCTGAAGCAGGCACCGGTCTTCATCCTCGACGAGGCGACGTCGTCGGTGGACAGCGAAACCGAGGCGGTAATCCAAAAAGCGCTGACCTTGCTTTCACACGGGCGAACGACTGTAATCGTCGCCCACCGGCTGTCGACCGTTCGCGACGCGCATCAGATTTACGTTCTCGGAAGCGGTGGGCGCATCCTAGAGCAGGGAAAGCACGCTGACCTCTTGGCAATGGATGGCTACTACGCTCGGCTGTGGCGGGTTCAGAGTGACAAGGCGGCGATGGAGCTGAGCACGGAGTTGCCGTCAACGGCTCGACCAGAGTAG
- a CDS encoding Tm-1-like ATP-binding domain-containing protein — translation MSRSLHIVLIGTLDTKGHEIAYVRRVLERLGAEVCVLDSGILGEPVGGCVAEVPREEVALAGGHTLTALRNAGSRGVAVEGMAEGVREICLRLLHDGRLEGVLCLGGAEGALLGSSAMQALPLGVPKVLVSPVFSGRRTFGSFVGESDILLLHSVVDISGLNPLAEAVFNNAAAAVVGMVRDAGQPPAGSRKMVGVTMLGNSTPGVTRLREVLERSGQQCVVFHANGVGGPAMEKLAESGALNGVVDYTLCELSNRALGGLLAAGPDRLRVVGRLGLPQVVVPGCVDFFNLRPPLPARFHGRQQYLHNPISILVRLSPDEMAGLGRNIAERLNGATGPLCVVAPTAGFSINAVAGGALWDAAGDTAFIEALEDSLRSDIPLERVDADVNDPTFAEYVARRFLEMCEETGDGADPSDVPPEALPVS, via the coding sequence ATGAGTCGCTCTCTCCACATCGTGCTCATCGGAACCCTGGACACCAAAGGGCATGAGATCGCCTACGTCCGCCGCGTGCTGGAGCGGCTCGGTGCCGAGGTTTGCGTTCTGGACTCAGGCATTCTCGGTGAGCCCGTGGGCGGGTGTGTCGCCGAGGTTCCGCGCGAAGAGGTGGCCTTGGCTGGAGGTCACACTCTCACCGCCCTGCGCAACGCCGGCAGTCGTGGCGTCGCCGTCGAAGGGATGGCGGAGGGTGTACGCGAGATCTGTCTGCGACTTCTGCACGACGGGCGCCTTGAAGGTGTCCTCTGCCTGGGCGGGGCCGAGGGGGCGCTTCTGGGCTCGTCAGCGATGCAGGCCTTGCCGCTGGGGGTGCCCAAGGTTCTTGTGTCGCCGGTGTTCTCAGGAAGACGGACGTTCGGGTCCTTCGTCGGGGAGAGCGACATTCTGCTGTTGCACTCGGTGGTTGACATCTCCGGATTGAACCCACTGGCAGAGGCTGTGTTCAACAACGCCGCCGCCGCGGTGGTCGGTATGGTGCGCGACGCTGGCCAGCCTCCCGCCGGTAGCCGGAAGATGGTCGGGGTCACGATGCTCGGAAACTCGACCCCGGGCGTGACCCGGCTACGTGAAGTGTTGGAGCGTAGTGGGCAGCAGTGTGTTGTGTTCCACGCCAATGGCGTCGGTGGCCCGGCGATGGAGAAGTTGGCCGAGTCCGGTGCGTTGAACGGCGTTGTCGACTACACGCTGTGCGAGCTTTCGAATCGTGCGCTGGGTGGGCTGCTCGCCGCCGGACCCGACCGACTTCGGGTGGTCGGGCGCCTCGGGCTGCCGCAAGTCGTGGTTCCGGGGTGCGTCGACTTTTTCAATCTACGACCGCCTCTCCCAGCACGATTCCACGGGCGACAACAATATCTGCACAACCCGATCTCGATCCTCGTCAGGTTGTCTCCAGACGAGATGGCTGGGCTCGGCCGCAACATTGCGGAACGGCTCAACGGGGCCACGGGGCCGCTTTGCGTTGTGGCGCCGACCGCCGGCTTCTCGATCAATGCTGTGGCCGGCGGCGCACTTTGGGACGCCGCTGGCGACACCGCTTTCATCGAGGCGTTGGAGGATTCGCTTCGGTCGGACATTCCGCTCGAGCGGGTAGATGCGGATGTGAACGACCCTACCTTCGCCGAGTATGTGGCCAGGCGCTTCCTCGAGATGTGCGAAGAGACGGGCGACGGCGCCGATCCCTCGGACGTTCCGCCGGAGGCGTTGCCGGTGTCGTAA